In Bacillus sp. KH172YL63, one genomic interval encodes:
- a CDS encoding B12-binding domain-containing radical SAM protein, translating into MKKVVLSTLNAKYIHTNLAIRCLKAYVEDEHPIELAEYTIKDPVLNIASDLFSKKPDVIGFSCYIWNIEETIKVVKILRKILPEVTIVLGGPEVTYDIPYWLDRLEDVNFIVIGEGEESFKQLLDELNGDSDWSKVSGVAYVEDGKHVIKPQQNKIDLREVPSPFRFEEDLSELGKRVTYIETSRGCPFRCQFCLSSIEVGVRYFDREKVKEDIRFLMNNGAKTIKFVDRTFNISRSYAMEMFQFLIDEHLPGTVFQFEITADIMRPEVIEFLNEHAPAGLFRFEIGIQSTNDETNDLVMRKQNYSKLTRTVTMVKEGGKIDQHLDLIAGLPEEDYQSFRKTFNDVFEMRPEELQLGFLKMLRGTGLRIRANDHQYTYMDHSPYEILGNNVLSFDDIVRIKQVEDVLEKYWNDHRMDRTIEYLVTNCFETPFDFFQLFGSYWENRGWSRIGHQLEDLFRRLHEFLSTETSYPISVIEGLMKLDYLENQKYKPRKPWWSHEMTKEDRSAIYQSLLQQPAIAGDAFAGLNLNEKELYKHTLLESIQSTDGRDVYVLAYFEPATGQSTVFEFDRELVQQ; encoded by the coding sequence ATGAAGAAAGTCGTATTAAGTACGTTGAATGCAAAATATATCCATACGAATTTGGCAATTCGTTGCTTAAAGGCCTATGTTGAAGATGAACATCCGATAGAGCTTGCCGAGTATACGATTAAAGATCCGGTGCTGAACATTGCATCTGACCTTTTTTCAAAAAAACCTGATGTGATTGGATTCAGCTGCTACATTTGGAATATTGAAGAAACCATCAAGGTCGTCAAGATTCTCAGAAAGATCCTTCCTGAAGTCACAATCGTCCTCGGTGGTCCGGAAGTCACCTATGATATCCCCTACTGGCTCGACCGTCTTGAAGACGTGAACTTCATTGTGATCGGAGAAGGGGAGGAATCTTTCAAGCAGTTATTGGATGAACTGAACGGTGACAGTGATTGGTCGAAGGTGTCTGGCGTAGCTTATGTAGAAGACGGAAAGCATGTCATCAAGCCTCAACAAAATAAGATCGATTTACGGGAGGTCCCATCCCCGTTCCGATTCGAAGAAGATCTGTCCGAACTTGGAAAACGGGTGACCTATATCGAAACGAGCAGGGGATGCCCTTTCAGATGTCAGTTCTGCCTTTCTTCCATCGAAGTAGGCGTACGTTACTTTGATAGAGAAAAGGTGAAAGAAGATATCCGCTTCCTGATGAACAATGGTGCAAAAACCATTAAATTCGTGGACCGGACGTTCAATATCAGCAGAAGCTATGCGATGGAGATGTTCCAATTCCTCATCGATGAGCATTTACCTGGAACGGTCTTTCAATTTGAAATCACTGCAGATATCATGAGACCTGAAGTGATCGAGTTCCTGAATGAACATGCCCCTGCGGGATTATTCCGTTTCGAAATCGGCATTCAGTCCACCAATGACGAAACCAATGACCTTGTCATGAGGAAACAAAATTACAGCAAACTCACACGGACAGTCACAATGGTCAAAGAAGGAGGCAAAATCGATCAGCATCTTGACCTGATCGCAGGCCTCCCGGAAGAAGATTACCAATCTTTCCGGAAGACGTTCAATGATGTATTCGAAATGCGTCCGGAAGAATTGCAATTAGGATTCCTTAAAATGCTTCGAGGTACAGGCTTGAGAATCCGTGCCAATGATCACCAATATACGTACATGGACCATTCACCGTATGAAATACTTGGCAATAACGTCTTATCATTCGACGATATCGTCCGAATCAAACAGGTGGAGGACGTCCTGGAGAAGTATTGGAACGACCATCGCATGGACCGGACGATTGAATATCTTGTCACCAACTGCTTCGAAACACCATTTGATTTCTTCCAGCTTTTCGGTTCTTATTGGGAAAATCGCGGGTGGTCAAGAATCGGCCATCAATTAGAAGATTTATTCAGAAGGCTTCATGAGTTCCTGTCCACAGAGACCAGCTATCCGATCTCTGTCATTGAAGGACTGATGAAGCTTGACTACCTGGAAAATCAAAAGTATAAGCCAAGAAAACCTTGGTGGAGCCACGAAATGACGAAGGAAGATCGTTCTGCCATCTATCAAAGCCTGCTTCAGCAACCCGCAATAGCAGGTGATGCGTTTGCAGGTTTAAACCTGAACGAAAAAGAATTGTATAAGCACACCCTCCTTGAAAGTATTCAATCGACTGACGGGCGGGACGTATACGTGCTTGCATACTTTGAACCGGCCACAGGTCAATCGACCGTTTTCGAATTTGATCGGGAACTTGTTCAACAGTAA
- a CDS encoding acyltransferase family protein: MKQRDYYFDNAKFILIFLVVFGHIIRSYIESDPFILSLYKTIYTFHMPAFILVAGFFAKGFYKKGYIQKLAKKLILPYLVFQLIYTVYYYFLYQKSTFEVDPLNPHWSLWFLISLFCWNALLYAFIKWGKFKPVTGLTVAFTIGLLVGFVDVISNYLSLSRTFVFFPLFLMGYYMEKEHFEYFKTYKARIVAGTLFVIVFLGMYFIPEFSDKWLLGSKPYGDFEVNSMISMGVRAAVYLLNVLMIFSFFTFVPSKRQFFTKWGKNTLYVYLMHGFIIRLFRESHLKDTIDPTTSLLTLLGVSFALTMIFSTSLFTSITQPIIEFKSTRLQKFLSKREMKTR; the protein is encoded by the coding sequence ATGAAACAGCGTGATTATTACTTCGACAATGCCAAATTCATTTTAATTTTCCTTGTGGTATTTGGACATATCATCCGATCCTATATCGAGAGTGATCCCTTTATCCTCTCGCTGTATAAAACGATCTACACATTCCATATGCCGGCATTCATACTGGTAGCCGGATTTTTTGCTAAAGGATTTTACAAAAAGGGATATATCCAGAAGCTGGCTAAGAAACTCATACTCCCGTACCTGGTATTTCAACTGATCTATACGGTGTATTATTACTTTCTGTATCAGAAATCTACATTTGAAGTCGACCCGTTGAATCCCCATTGGTCATTATGGTTCTTGATCAGCTTATTCTGCTGGAATGCACTTTTGTATGCTTTCATCAAGTGGGGGAAGTTCAAACCGGTCACAGGCTTGACCGTGGCATTTACCATAGGCTTACTCGTAGGCTTCGTGGATGTGATCTCAAATTATTTAAGTCTGTCCAGGACATTTGTGTTCTTTCCGTTATTCCTGATGGGATACTATATGGAAAAGGAGCACTTTGAATATTTCAAAACGTACAAAGCCCGCATTGTAGCCGGTACATTATTTGTCATCGTGTTTTTAGGGATGTATTTTATCCCGGAGTTCTCTGACAAATGGCTGCTCGGCTCCAAGCCTTACGGAGACTTTGAAGTGAACAGCATGATCAGCATGGGTGTCAGGGCTGCAGTTTATCTCCTGAATGTCTTGATGATCTTCAGCTTCTTTACGTTTGTGCCTTCTAAAAGGCAGTTCTTCACTAAATGGGGCAAAAACACTTTGTATGTGTACTTGATGCACGGTTTCATCATCCGGCTCTTCCGGGAAAGCCATCTAAAGGATACGATCGATCCCACTACAAGCTTATTGACTTTGCTTGGTGTATCCTTCGCTCTTACGATGATTTTCTCGACATCACTGTTCACAAGTATCACGCAACCGATTATTGAATTCAAGTCGACAAGGTTACAGAAATTCCTATCGAAAAGGGAAATGAAGACAAGATAA
- a CDS encoding PAS domain S-box protein, whose product MTNSSKLQKDRDQEQCHPIDREICLASPMAMLVIDQDMRVAYANPDACETLKTDLASMEGMGFSSYFTSVPAPIVAHYKEVMATGKTLEDETLMTVDDKQILHVELLLKKSTHSPNAYLYFKDVTDLKEKERKDHMNVHLLSNIFQNASEGIVLFDIEGNINDVNQAFSMQVGLSKEEITKRNISSFVPENAHYKIDKIKELISDNKKARGEIPIKKSSSISIVEFTTSPYVHHKLHMAILRDVTEKRQMEIQLKRNEELFKGLFEEAIDAIVLWDQDGRVLKANSSALKIFECTLADLLSKKISDFVYPLESHKFEMVMEQLYKCGAVRDEVLFLMPNNQLKHLEFTSKLHSVDGYNMTIFRNVSERYQMEKELRESEERFRKIFEGSLDGLLLTNHHDVVVDANPEVSKIINIEKDQLIGKDVREILNIEPKEESYEEYLQQLKENGQATFQKTFTYHGERVQYVELSSKYNLLSNLNLTIIRDITDRVEMQEQLRKSDTLSVVGELAAGIAHEIRNPMTALKGFIQLLENSVGNEHEMYFNVITSELQRIESIITEFLVLAKPQAIQYQETNLIKIMKDTTELLNAQAVMHNVQFRERYEENLSPIIAEPNQLKQVFINIIKNAIEVMTDGGFISISISETGAGKIHIEIKDEGSGISKDKIKKLGEPFYTTKERGTGLGLMVSFKIIKEHKGHVDVESKVGKGTTFHIFLPKS is encoded by the coding sequence ATGACTAACAGTAGTAAATTACAAAAAGACCGGGATCAGGAACAATGTCATCCTATAGATAGGGAAATCTGCCTAGCATCGCCAATGGCGATGCTTGTGATCGATCAGGATATGAGGGTGGCGTATGCGAATCCGGACGCCTGCGAAACGTTGAAGACAGATCTTGCAAGTATGGAAGGAATGGGGTTCAGCAGCTATTTCACCTCAGTACCTGCCCCGATTGTCGCCCATTATAAAGAGGTGATGGCAACGGGCAAAACACTTGAAGATGAGACATTGATGACGGTTGATGACAAGCAAATCCTTCATGTAGAGCTTCTACTCAAAAAATCGACCCATTCTCCCAACGCCTATTTATATTTCAAAGATGTAACTGACCTGAAAGAAAAAGAAAGGAAAGACCACATGAACGTACACCTCCTTTCCAATATCTTTCAAAATGCCTCTGAAGGCATCGTGCTTTTCGACATCGAAGGAAATATCAACGACGTCAACCAAGCTTTCAGCATGCAGGTCGGACTGAGTAAAGAGGAAATCACCAAACGTAATATCAGCTCCTTCGTACCGGAAAACGCCCACTATAAAATAGATAAAATCAAGGAATTGATTTCTGATAATAAAAAGGCCCGGGGGGAAATCCCGATAAAGAAATCCTCAAGTATCTCAATCGTCGAATTTACGACGAGCCCCTATGTACACCATAAACTTCATATGGCGATTTTAAGGGATGTGACAGAAAAGAGGCAGATGGAGATCCAGTTGAAGCGCAATGAAGAATTATTCAAGGGGTTATTCGAGGAGGCGATCGACGCCATCGTCCTGTGGGATCAGGATGGAAGGGTGTTGAAGGCGAATTCTTCCGCACTGAAAATATTCGAATGCACCCTGGCGGACCTTCTTTCAAAAAAAATCAGTGATTTTGTTTATCCGTTGGAAAGCCATAAGTTTGAGATGGTCATGGAACAATTGTACAAGTGCGGGGCAGTGCGTGATGAAGTATTATTCCTGATGCCGAACAATCAGTTGAAGCATCTTGAATTCACTTCGAAGCTCCATTCCGTCGATGGCTACAATATGACGATTTTCAGAAATGTAAGTGAACGTTATCAGATGGAAAAGGAGCTCCGGGAGAGTGAGGAGCGTTTCCGGAAGATTTTCGAAGGGTCGCTCGATGGTCTTCTGTTAACCAACCATCATGATGTGGTCGTTGATGCCAATCCAGAAGTGAGCAAAATCATCAACATTGAAAAAGATCAGCTCATCGGTAAAGATGTACGTGAAATATTGAATATCGAACCAAAGGAAGAATCCTATGAAGAGTATTTACAGCAGTTAAAAGAAAACGGGCAGGCAACATTTCAAAAAACCTTCACATACCACGGTGAAAGGGTTCAATATGTAGAGCTGTCCTCTAAGTATAATCTGCTTTCGAACCTGAATCTTACCATAATCCGTGACATCACGGACCGCGTGGAGATGCAGGAGCAACTGAGGAAGTCGGATACGCTGAGTGTCGTCGGCGAGCTCGCAGCCGGGATCGCACATGAAATCAGGAACCCGATGACTGCCCTCAAAGGATTTATCCAGCTCCTCGAAAACAGTGTCGGCAATGAACATGAAATGTACTTCAATGTGATCACTTCAGAACTGCAGAGGATTGAATCGATCATTACCGAATTCCTCGTCCTGGCTAAACCCCAGGCGATACAATATCAGGAAACAAATTTAATCAAAATCATGAAAGATACGACTGAACTGTTGAATGCCCAGGCTGTGATGCATAACGTCCAATTCAGGGAGAGATATGAAGAAAATCTGTCCCCGATCATCGCAGAACCGAATCAGCTTAAACAGGTGTTCATCAATATTATAAAAAACGCGATTGAAGTCATGACCGACGGAGGGTTTATCTCAATCTCCATTTCCGAGACGGGGGCAGGGAAGATCCACATTGAAATCAAAGACGAAGGAAGCGGGATCTCGAAGGATAAAATAAAAAAATTAGGAGAACCATTTTACACGACAAAGGAGCGGGGGACTGGACTTGGTCTCATGGTGAGCTTTAAAATTATTAAAGAACATAAAGGGCACGTGGACGTTGAGAGCAAAGTAGGAAAAGGAACCACTTTCCACATCTTTCTTCCAAAATCATAA
- a CDS encoding methylated-DNA--[protein]-cysteine S-methyltransferase encodes MSTQSIVIKSPIGPLKLTADESHLISVHFVEEAEHPETESDNVVLKHASEQIRQFFNRERKAFDLPLKIEGTAFQQEVWKALQAIPYGETRSYQQLAESIQRPKAVRAVGQANKVNRFPVIIPCHRVIGKNKTLTGYAGKQVDKKETLLQLEQ; translated from the coding sequence ATGTCAACACAATCGATTGTGATAAAAAGCCCTATTGGCCCGTTAAAGCTCACTGCGGACGAAAGCCACCTCATCTCGGTTCATTTTGTAGAGGAAGCAGAACATCCTGAGACAGAATCGGACAATGTGGTGCTGAAACATGCAAGTGAGCAAATCCGGCAGTTTTTTAACAGAGAAAGAAAGGCATTCGACCTGCCTTTGAAAATCGAAGGAACCGCATTTCAGCAGGAAGTGTGGAAAGCCCTGCAGGCAATCCCCTACGGTGAGACCCGGTCGTATCAACAGCTGGCCGAGTCCATACAAAGACCGAAAGCTGTACGGGCAGTCGGACAGGCGAATAAAGTCAATCGCTTCCCTGTCATCATTCCCTGTCACCGCGTCATTGGGAAAAATAAAACCCTTACCGGCTATGCAGGAAAACAAGTGGATAAGAAAGAGACATTATTGCAGCTGGAGCAATGA
- a CDS encoding DUF2087 domain-containing protein, with the protein MQLSKQVAFHKVMGDPTRIKIVYLLQEECLHVGAIAGKLGLSAPTISHHLTKMKECNLVFSRKEKNTVYYHLNKKVLAHHGSVLQQFAQEGKGDVPVSDKVLKEKQKVMNNFLEKNGRLKNIPSQQKKKLFLLEHMVEGLKVGEKYPEKEVNEYIKQFHDDFATLRREFIIHQFMYRENGIYEVNPKEMWASSKLYVAEEG; encoded by the coding sequence TTGCAATTAAGCAAGCAGGTGGCTTTTCATAAAGTGATGGGAGATCCCACCAGGATTAAAATCGTGTATTTACTGCAGGAAGAATGTTTGCATGTGGGGGCGATTGCAGGGAAGCTCGGATTGTCGGCACCGACAATTTCCCACCACCTCACAAAAATGAAGGAGTGCAATCTCGTATTCTCAAGAAAAGAGAAGAACACGGTGTATTATCACCTGAACAAAAAGGTATTGGCTCATCACGGGAGCGTACTTCAACAATTTGCCCAAGAAGGGAAAGGGGATGTCCCAGTGTCTGATAAGGTCTTAAAAGAAAAACAGAAAGTCATGAATAATTTCCTTGAGAAAAATGGTCGCCTCAAGAATATTCCTTCTCAACAAAAAAAGAAATTATTTCTGTTGGAACATATGGTAGAAGGTCTGAAAGTCGGCGAAAAGTATCCGGAAAAAGAAGTGAACGAATACATCAAGCAGTTTCACGATGACTTTGCCACACTCAGGAGAGAGTTCATCATTCATCAGTTTATGTACCGGGAAAATGGGATTTATGAAGTGAACCCAAAGGAGATGTGGGCATCGAGTAAATTATATGTAGCTGAGGAAGGGTGA
- a CDS encoding carbon-nitrogen family hydrolase encodes MIRKIGLVQMDIVFGDPESNKKRAAEMIKEASDQGCDTVVLPEMWTTGYDLSRLGDLADESAEEATDFLSSLSKKYSIHMIGGSVPTKTEKGITNTLLVTNAEGDAVKKYSKLHLFKLMDEHHYLLPGSEMGMFSLQGESMAGLICYDIRFPEWFRKHVLSGAKVVFVVAEWPAARIDHWKTLLKARAIENQCFVVACNRVGRDPNNEFGGCSLVIGPWGDIISEGSSSEELVTAEINLEEVDSVRRRIPIFDDRRPEFY; translated from the coding sequence ATGATCCGAAAAATCGGTCTTGTACAAATGGATATTGTATTCGGCGATCCTGAAAGCAACAAAAAAAGAGCTGCGGAAATGATAAAAGAAGCAAGTGACCAAGGCTGCGACACAGTGGTTTTACCTGAAATGTGGACGACCGGGTACGACCTTTCGCGTTTAGGTGATCTTGCTGACGAATCTGCCGAGGAAGCCACCGACTTCTTATCTTCTTTATCCAAGAAATATTCGATCCATATGATCGGTGGCTCTGTCCCAACCAAAACAGAAAAAGGGATTACCAATACGCTGCTGGTTACAAATGCCGAAGGAGATGCAGTGAAAAAATATTCGAAACTTCATTTATTCAAGTTAATGGACGAACATCACTACCTTCTCCCGGGCTCAGAAATGGGCATGTTCTCCCTTCAAGGAGAATCGATGGCAGGATTGATTTGTTATGACATCCGTTTCCCCGAATGGTTCAGGAAACATGTCCTCTCTGGCGCCAAAGTAGTCTTTGTGGTGGCAGAGTGGCCTGCTGCACGGATCGACCACTGGAAAACACTGTTGAAGGCAAGGGCAATTGAAAATCAATGCTTTGTGGTTGCATGCAACAGAGTGGGCAGAGATCCAAACAACGAATTTGGCGGGTGCTCATTGGTCATCGGTCCTTGGGGAGATATCATCTCGGAAGGATCGTCCTCTGAGGAACTGGTCACTGCTGAAATCAACTTGGAAGAAGTAGACAGCGTACGCAGAAGAATTCCTATTTTTGATGACCGGAGACCGGAATTCTATTAA
- a CDS encoding pyridoxal phosphate-dependent aminotransferase gives MKTFPKAKRIDLLPQQFFASLAKKVNDAIEKGNDVINLGQGNPDQPTPPHIVEKVAEAAASPANHKYPPFRGLSSFKEAASAFYLREYDVEVDPETEVAVLFGGKAGLVEIPQCLLNPGDGVMVPDPGYPDYLSGVALAEARLIKMPLSESNGFLPDYGAQTKEDLENAKLMFLNYPNNPTGAVATKGFFEETVALAKENDICVVHDFAYGAIGFDGHKPVSFLQTEGAKDVGIEIYTLSKTYNMAGWRVGFAVGNQSVIEAINVMQDHLYVSLFGAVQEAAATALMSSQDCVAGLVSTYEERRQVLIEGLKEIGWEVTAPRGSFFAWLKVPEGFTSEKFADYLLEEVNVAVAPGVGFGECGEGFVRVGLLTTVDRLKEAISRIDRLGLFSRIT, from the coding sequence ATGAAGACCTTTCCTAAAGCCAAACGAATCGATTTATTGCCACAACAGTTTTTTGCATCGCTTGCAAAGAAAGTGAATGATGCGATTGAAAAAGGAAACGATGTCATCAATCTCGGGCAGGGGAATCCCGATCAGCCGACCCCGCCTCATATTGTAGAGAAAGTGGCAGAAGCGGCCGCTTCACCGGCCAATCACAAATATCCTCCCTTTAGGGGATTGTCTTCATTCAAAGAGGCGGCTTCCGCCTTTTACCTTAGAGAATATGATGTGGAGGTCGACCCTGAAACAGAGGTAGCGGTATTGTTCGGCGGGAAGGCGGGACTGGTTGAGATTCCCCAGTGTTTGTTGAATCCGGGGGACGGGGTGATGGTGCCGGATCCTGGGTATCCGGACTATCTGTCTGGAGTGGCATTGGCAGAAGCAAGGTTGATCAAGATGCCGCTCTCTGAGAGCAATGGATTTCTTCCGGATTATGGGGCACAAACCAAGGAAGATCTTGAAAACGCAAAGCTGATGTTCCTTAATTATCCGAATAACCCGACAGGAGCGGTTGCAACAAAAGGATTTTTTGAAGAAACGGTTGCCCTTGCAAAGGAAAATGACATTTGTGTGGTGCATGATTTTGCCTATGGTGCAATTGGATTCGATGGACATAAGCCGGTAAGTTTTCTCCAGACAGAAGGGGCAAAGGATGTCGGCATTGAAATTTATACATTATCCAAAACGTATAATATGGCCGGTTGGAGAGTGGGATTCGCGGTCGGTAATCAAAGTGTCATAGAAGCGATAAACGTGATGCAGGACCATCTCTATGTGAGCTTGTTCGGGGCAGTCCAGGAAGCGGCAGCAACAGCGCTGATGAGCTCTCAGGACTGTGTGGCCGGGCTCGTTTCTACATATGAAGAGAGAAGACAGGTGTTGATCGAAGGGCTGAAGGAAATCGGTTGGGAAGTGACCGCACCACGAGGTTCTTTCTTTGCATGGCTGAAGGTGCCCGAAGGATTTACCTCCGAGAAATTTGCCGATTATTTGCTGGAGGAAGTCAATGTGGCTGTTGCACCGGGTGTAGGTTTTGGAGAATGTGGTGAAGGATTCGTACGTGTCGGATTGTTGACTACGGTCGACCGGCTTAAAGAAGCCATTTCTCGTATCGATCGTTTAGGTTTATTCAGCCGCATAACTTGA
- a CDS encoding aspartyl-phosphate phosphatase Spo0E family protein, translated as MGRLLKKKWLLMRINQKRSEMITLGESIGLCADETIKCSQALDKLLNEYDKCTSNVVSFTRPDTSYEFGQYIKSLLKRTAS; from the coding sequence ATGGGTCGTCTATTAAAAAAGAAATGGTTACTAATGAGAATCAACCAAAAACGTTCAGAAATGATTACTTTGGGGGAGAGCATCGGATTGTGTGCCGATGAGACGATCAAATGCAGCCAAGCATTGGACAAGCTGCTGAACGAGTATGATAAGTGCACAAGCAACGTTGTATCCTTCACCCGGCCTGACACATCCTATGAATTTGGTCAGTACATCAAAAGTTTGTTGAAAAGAACTGCTTCGTGA
- a CDS encoding MarR family winged helix-turn-helix transcriptional regulator, whose product MKDMSTSQESKQSLKLFIVLSRAFKALNEEINKNIQENGLNPTEFAVLELLYHKGDQPLQQIGGKILLASGSITYVVDKLEKKGYLKRNACPKDRRVTYAQITENGRELIDDIFPNHEKRIHELMSALSAEEKEETIHMLKKLGLSIKDLSY is encoded by the coding sequence ATGAAGGATATGAGCACCTCACAAGAATCAAAACAGTCTTTAAAGCTTTTCATTGTACTTTCGAGAGCGTTTAAAGCCTTAAACGAAGAAATCAACAAAAACATCCAGGAAAATGGGTTGAACCCGACAGAATTTGCTGTCCTGGAGCTACTTTATCATAAGGGAGACCAACCTTTGCAACAGATAGGCGGTAAGATCCTCCTTGCATCGGGAAGTATCACATATGTAGTGGATAAACTGGAGAAAAAAGGTTATCTCAAACGCAATGCATGCCCTAAAGACCGTCGGGTCACATATGCACAAATCACTGAAAACGGCAGGGAACTTATCGATGACATCTTCCCCAACCATGAAAAGCGCATACATGAATTAATGTCTGCCCTTTCAGCGGAAGAAAAAGAAGAAACGATTCACATGTTAAAGAAGCTTGGCCTGTCGATCAAAGATCTGTCTTACTAG
- a CDS encoding M3 family oligoendopeptidase, giving the protein MKFEEFTYERPNLEDIQPAFMKELEKFKAAANAEEQIEAMKEINVIRMHIDTMQNICYIRHSIDTNDDFYKNEQEYIDDMMPEVHGLVTQYYQELVNSRFRGELESKWGKQLFSLAESEIKTFSPEIVPLLQKENKLSSQYTKLLASAKIPFEGEERTLAQMGPFAQSVNRETRKQAAHATVSFFEENQEELDRLFDELVKLRHEIATTLGYKNFVELGYYRMTRTDYTPEMVKVFRDQVKEHIVPLATELKERQGNRIGIDSMKFYDESFKFTSGNATPKGTPQWIIDNGKKMYEELSPETKEFFEFMIDHHLMDLEAKKGKAGGGYCTYIADHASPYIFSNFNGTSGDIDVLTHEAGHAFQVYSSRGFDIPEYIWPTYEACEIHSMSMEFFTWPWMEYFFKEDRDKYQFSHLSEALQFLPYGVAVDEFQHFVYENPEATPAERNEAWRNLEKVYLPHKDYDHVSYLENGGFWQRQSHIYNSPFYYIDYTLAQICAFQFWKKMNEDREEAWGDYVSLCKLGGSMSFTALVEAAHLDSPFTEGTVEKVIQPIRQWLDGIDDKSL; this is encoded by the coding sequence ATGAAATTTGAAGAATTTACATATGAACGCCCGAATTTGGAAGACATTCAACCAGCTTTCATGAAGGAGCTGGAAAAATTCAAAGCTGCAGCAAATGCAGAAGAACAAATAGAAGCAATGAAAGAAATCAACGTCATCCGGATGCATATCGACACGATGCAAAATATTTGTTATATCAGACATTCCATCGATACAAACGATGATTTCTACAAAAATGAACAGGAATATATTGATGATATGATGCCTGAAGTACACGGGCTTGTTACACAATATTATCAGGAGCTTGTGAATTCACGTTTTCGCGGAGAGTTGGAGAGTAAGTGGGGGAAACAATTATTTTCTTTGGCAGAAAGTGAAATCAAGACGTTTTCACCTGAAATCGTGCCGCTTCTGCAAAAAGAGAATAAGCTGTCATCTCAATATACAAAACTATTGGCATCGGCGAAAATCCCGTTTGAAGGAGAAGAGCGAACCCTTGCCCAGATGGGCCCCTTCGCTCAATCGGTAAACAGGGAGACAAGGAAGCAGGCTGCTCACGCGACTGTATCATTTTTCGAAGAAAACCAAGAGGAATTAGATCGCTTATTTGATGAATTGGTGAAGCTTCGCCATGAGATAGCGACCACGCTCGGGTACAAAAATTTCGTGGAATTGGGCTATTACAGGATGACCAGGACAGATTATACACCAGAAATGGTCAAAGTATTCCGTGATCAGGTGAAAGAGCATATCGTCCCGCTGGCAACGGAATTAAAAGAAAGACAAGGAAACCGGATTGGCATTGATTCCATGAAGTTCTATGACGAGTCATTCAAATTCACTTCCGGAAATGCCACCCCGAAAGGGACGCCCCAGTGGATCATTGACAACGGAAAGAAGATGTATGAGGAGTTATCACCTGAAACAAAGGAATTCTTTGAGTTTATGATTGATCATCATCTCATGGACCTTGAAGCGAAGAAAGGAAAAGCAGGAGGCGGTTATTGTACATATATAGCGGACCACGCCTCTCCATACATCTTTTCAAACTTCAATGGCACATCAGGGGATATCGATGTGTTGACCCATGAAGCGGGACACGCATTCCAGGTATACTCGAGCAGGGGATTTGATATTCCTGAGTATATTTGGCCGACGTACGAAGCATGTGAAATCCATTCCATGAGCATGGAGTTCTTCACATGGCCGTGGATGGAATACTTCTTTAAGGAAGATCGTGATAAATATCAATTCTCCCACCTCAGTGAGGCCCTTCAGTTCCTGCCATACGGGGTTGCGGTAGATGAATTCCAGCATTTTGTGTACGAAAATCCTGAAGCGACGCCGGCTGAGCGTAATGAAGCATGGAGGAACCTTGAGAAAGTCTATCTGCCACATAAAGATTATGACCATGTGTCTTACCTCGAGAATGGCGGGTTCTGGCAGCGACAGTCCCATATATATAATTCTCCATTCTATTATATCGATTACACGCTGGCTCAGATTTGCGCCTTTCAGTTCTGGAAGAAAATGAATGAAGACCGTGAAGAAGCATGGGGTGATTATGTATCCCTTTGTAAATTGGGAGGCAGCATGTCATTCACTGCGCTTGTGGAAGCGGCGCATTTGGATTCTCCTTTCACGGAAGGTACCGTAGAGAAGGTAATCCAACCGATCCGCCAGTGGCTCGATGGAATAGACGATAAATCGCTATAA